Proteins from one Ignavibacteriota bacterium genomic window:
- a CDS encoding PqqD family protein encodes MKKQDINLLTLIPTRTFGWSEDEEGVVTVDMPRFHVAWMQRLLVPRAKYPYIRVKLDRFGSHVWKQIDGVRTVLEVAELLRAEFGDAVEDHEARVAAFMRLLQRRAFVTLKTAEGEVV; translated from the coding sequence ATGAAAAAACAGGACATAAATCTGCTGACCTTAATACCTACACGGACGTTCGGCTGGTCGGAGGATGAAGAGGGAGTGGTGACGGTGGACATGCCGCGTTTTCATGTGGCGTGGATGCAGCGGCTGCTCGTGCCGCGTGCCAAGTATCCGTACATCCGCGTGAAGCTCGATCGTTTTGGTTCACATGTGTGGAAACAGATCGACGGCGTGCGGACGGTGCTGGAAGTGGCGGAACTTCTCCGGGCAGAATTCGGCGATGCCGTCGAGGATCACGAGGCGCGCGTGGCGGCCTTCATGCGTCTTCTGCAGCGGCGCGCGTTTGTCACACTCAAGACGGCCGAAGGGGAAGTAGTGTAA
- a CDS encoding SpoIIE family protein phosphatase codes for MSDRPVQSHTVHGGISDSAALLELSGVLNSSQSLDFILGNVLLTAMGKLLITKGVVLVAETDGGRYRARALKGLADTHFAAMYHIEGDWHGLRRVDDLRSAADAAREDAGSADDTCALLDACATAGLTALAPMILNGTMVGLVGVGPSLHARPFGQPETEFLESLAAIAATAVNNAVTIERLRGANRRLDTKVQEMNTLFELSREMNASFDDQAILRTLGYALMGQLRATRHLVFAWDGATMQPVLVRVPGFTPRVELFGAITDITDPVLLHEDDADAEDFRAWAFSQGLRVLIPMRSQNETRGLLCLGERFGVSDYGAQDVEYLLALANITITALENARLVREMVEKQQLEHEISLARSIQKGLLPAVLPTPPGYEIAAANESSLQVGGDYYDAIALSNHEFILAIGDVSGKGIPASLLMANVQAALRAIAPLRLPLAEATERLNAIVFTNTDSDKFITFFWGLLDTEAHTFTYVNAGHNPPWLVSADGRTRPLSEGGLILGILDEVPPYDIETVPLEPGDTIVTYTDGVNEALSVDLVEYGNDRLESQLITLRDECPATIIDHIRRDILTHTIGAKQSDDITMLVVKRLPGA; via the coding sequence ATGTCCGACCGTCCGGTGCAATCACATACCGTCCATGGAGGAATCTCCGACAGCGCGGCGCTGCTCGAGCTGAGCGGTGTTTTGAATTCGTCGCAGAGTCTCGACTTCATTTTGGGGAATGTGCTGTTGACGGCGATGGGCAAGCTGCTCATCACCAAGGGTGTGGTGCTTGTGGCGGAGACCGATGGCGGCCGCTACCGCGCGCGCGCGTTGAAGGGTTTGGCCGACACACATTTTGCCGCGATGTATCACATCGAGGGCGACTGGCATGGTCTGCGGCGCGTGGACGACCTCCGCAGCGCCGCCGATGCGGCCCGCGAGGATGCGGGCTCCGCGGATGATACCTGCGCGTTGCTCGATGCCTGCGCCACGGCGGGCCTGACGGCGCTTGCGCCGATGATACTCAACGGCACGATGGTGGGATTGGTGGGAGTCGGTCCGAGCCTGCACGCGCGGCCCTTCGGTCAGCCCGAGACGGAATTTCTGGAATCGCTCGCGGCCATCGCCGCAACGGCCGTAAACAATGCCGTGACCATCGAGCGCCTGCGCGGCGCGAACCGCCGTCTCGACACAAAAGTGCAGGAGATGAACACGCTCTTCGAATTGAGCCGCGAGATGAACGCGTCCTTCGACGACCAGGCCATCCTCCGCACGCTCGGATACGCGCTGATGGGCCAGCTCCGTGCCACGCGGCACCTGGTCTTTGCCTGGGATGGCGCCACGATGCAGCCCGTGCTGGTGCGTGTTCCGGGCTTCACGCCCCGCGTGGAACTCTTCGGCGCAATTACCGACATAACGGATCCTGTTCTCCTGCATGAGGACGACGCTGATGCCGAGGACTTCCGGGCCTGGGCATTTTCGCAGGGCCTGCGTGTGCTCATCCCGATGCGATCGCAGAACGAGACCCGCGGCCTGCTCTGCCTCGGCGAACGGTTTGGTGTGTCGGACTACGGCGCGCAGGACGTCGAATACCTGCTCGCGCTCGCGAACATCACCATCACCGCGCTCGAGAATGCGCGGCTTGTGCGCGAGATGGTCGAGAAGCAGCAGCTCGAACACGAAATCTCGCTGGCGCGCAGCATACAGAAGGGGCTGCTCCCCGCGGTGCTGCCGACACCGCCCGGGTACGAGATTGCCGCGGCGAACGAGTCGTCGCTCCAGGTAGGCGGCGACTATTACGACGCCATCGCGCTATCGAACCACGAGTTCATACTCGCTATCGGCGACGTGTCGGGCAAGGGTATCCCGGCGTCGCTGCTCATGGCCAACGTTCAGGCCGCCTTGCGCGCCATCGCCCCTCTGCGGCTCCCGCTGGCCGAGGCGACCGAGCGTCTCAACGCGATCGTGTTCACCAACACCGACTCCGACAAGTTCATCACCTTTTTCTGGGGCCTGCTCGACACGGAGGCGCACACCTTCACCTACGTCAACGCGGGTCACAATCCGCCCTGGCTCGTCTCGGCGGACGGACGCACGCGTCCGCTCTCCGAGGGCGGCCTGATACTCGGCATACTCGACGAAGTTCCGCCGTACGACATCGAGACCGTTCCGCTCGAACCGGGCGACACCATCGTCACCTACACCGACGGCGTCAACGAGGCGCTCTCCGTGGACCTCGTCGAATACGGCAACGACCGGCTCGAGTCGCAGCTCATCACCCTGCGCGACGAATGCCCCGCCACCATCATCGATCACATCCGCCGCGACATCCTCACCCACACCATCGGCGCCAAACAGAGCGACGATATAACGATGCTCGTCGTGAAGCGGCTGCCAGGGGCGTGA
- a CDS encoding SPASM domain-containing protein translates to MTIRTLRNLLRCVTPRRLFNMAAVLVSYTISDLTKRSLVWGMPYTVTLEPTNRCNLRCPECPSGNGEMVRPLGMMDYDAFTTLIDELAPETFYVQLFFQGEPFINPRLADMIRYARSKRMYVSVSTNAHYLRPDTVRALFASGLDRLIVSIDGMSEATYQEYRVGGSLAKVLAALDLLDAERAASPSSMEVVLQFLITRANEHEIPALRALAAKHRAAVALKTIQVYSLESAEQFLPREEKYRRYTIEAGELRMKGALRNRCVRLWERSVITWDGVVVPCCFDKNAAYPLGTVNGRRFRDIWRSEEYHAFRRRILAGRREVPMCTNCTEGLRVYR, encoded by the coding sequence GTGACGATCCGCACCCTCCGCAATCTGCTCCGCTGTGTCACGCCGCGACGCCTCTTCAATATGGCGGCCGTGCTGGTGTCGTACACGATATCCGATCTGACAAAACGGAGCTTGGTGTGGGGCATGCCGTACACCGTCACGCTCGAACCGACAAACCGCTGCAATCTGCGCTGCCCCGAATGTCCTTCCGGCAACGGCGAGATGGTGCGTCCGCTCGGCATGATGGACTACGATGCCTTCACGACGCTCATCGACGAACTCGCGCCCGAGACGTTTTACGTGCAGCTTTTTTTCCAGGGCGAGCCCTTCATCAATCCGCGCCTTGCCGACATGATCCGTTACGCGCGCTCGAAGCGGATGTATGTGTCGGTGAGCACCAACGCGCATTACCTGCGCCCCGACACTGTGCGCGCGCTGTTCGCGAGCGGACTAGACCGGCTCATCGTGTCGATCGACGGCATGAGCGAGGCGACGTATCAGGAATACCGAGTGGGCGGTTCCCTTGCGAAAGTACTCGCGGCACTCGATCTGCTCGATGCGGAACGCGCCGCCTCCCCTTCCTCGATGGAAGTGGTGCTGCAATTCCTCATCACACGCGCAAACGAACACGAGATCCCCGCGCTACGCGCCCTTGCGGCGAAACATCGCGCGGCCGTGGCGCTCAAGACGATTCAGGTCTATTCGCTTGAATCGGCAGAGCAGTTCCTGCCACGCGAGGAGAAATACCGCCGCTATACCATCGAGGCGGGCGAGCTGCGGATGAAAGGCGCGCTGCGCAACCGCTGCGTGCGTCTCTGGGAGCGCAGTGTCATCACGTGGGACGGTGTTGTAGTACCCTGCTGTTTCGATAAAAACGCCGCGTATCCCCTCGGCACCGTGAATGGCCGGCGCTTCCGCGACATCTGGCGTTCGGAGGAATATCACGCGTTCCGCCGCCGCATCCTCGCCGGCCGCCGCGAGGTGCCGATGTGTACGAATTGTACGGAGGGGCTGAGGGTGTATCGGTAG
- a CDS encoding MFS transporter, producing the protein MSTRWIVLALVSVVIATNYYVYDAMSSIKSVMQTELGFSNVDYGLIVSFYSFPNTFLLMSILGGIILDKWGIRKTGFLFLLFCALGAVVTAYGASETFLSGGFGHGAISAIFPSYSPQLKMMMLGRLLFGLGAETSIVVINKVMVKWFKGRELALAFAVNIAIARIGTAAALIFSPQLIADPSGWTWALWVAAIAMSAGFLVWLVYMMYDAAFTAKGSRDGALGADEEFHLSDITALLKNKSFLYVILLCVTFYSAVFPFQAYCPDLLHNKFGLDIEWSGILSSLIIWGTIVFTPMFGLFVDKRGRRASLMLLGSFLLIVTHLVLALTSITPYVAMFILGIAFSLVPAAMWPAVALIVEEKRLGTAYGVMASLQNLGLWAFPILAGAILDATNPGITEDALAAGTMSYDYTWTILMFAALGVVGFLFALLLRRADARPDGHGLERAAV; encoded by the coding sequence ATGTCGACGCGTTGGATCGTGCTCGCGCTTGTGAGTGTGGTGATCGCGACGAACTACTACGTGTACGACGCGATGTCGTCGATCAAGTCGGTGATGCAGACCGAACTCGGCTTCAGCAATGTCGACTACGGACTCATCGTCTCGTTCTACTCGTTCCCGAACACCTTCCTGCTCATGTCGATACTGGGCGGCATCATACTGGACAAGTGGGGGATTCGGAAAACAGGATTCCTTTTTCTTTTATTCTGCGCGCTCGGCGCGGTGGTGACGGCCTACGGCGCGAGTGAGACCTTCCTTTCGGGCGGCTTCGGCCACGGTGCGATCTCCGCGATATTCCCGTCGTACTCGCCGCAGTTGAAAATGATGATGCTCGGCCGGCTGCTGTTCGGGCTCGGCGCGGAAACCAGCATCGTTGTGATCAACAAGGTGATGGTGAAATGGTTCAAGGGCAGGGAGCTGGCGCTGGCCTTTGCGGTGAACATCGCCATCGCGCGTATCGGCACCGCCGCCGCGCTCATTTTCTCGCCGCAGCTCATCGCGGATCCGTCGGGATGGACCTGGGCGCTCTGGGTTGCCGCCATCGCCATGTCGGCCGGTTTCCTCGTGTGGCTCGTGTACATGATGTACGACGCCGCCTTTACCGCGAAGGGCTCGCGCGACGGTGCTCTCGGCGCCGACGAGGAATTCCATCTCAGCGACATCACCGCGCTGTTGAAGAACAAATCCTTTCTGTATGTGATACTGCTGTGTGTCACGTTTTATTCCGCGGTGTTCCCGTTCCAGGCGTACTGTCCTGATCTGCTGCACAACAAATTCGGCCTCGACATCGAGTGGAGCGGGATACTCTCGAGTCTCATCATCTGGGGCACCATCGTGTTCACGCCGATGTTCGGGCTGTTTGTGGATAAACGCGGGCGCCGCGCCTCGCTCATGCTGCTGGGTTCCTTCCTGCTCATCGTGACACATCTGGTCCTCGCTCTCACGTCCATCACGCCCTACGTGGCGATGTTTATACTCGGTATCGCCTTCTCGCTCGTGCCCGCCGCGATGTGGCCCGCCGTCGCCCTCATCGTCGAGGAGAAGCGTCTCGGCACCGCCTACGGTGTGATGGCCTCGCTGCAGAATCTCGGCCTCTGGGCTTTCCCGATACTTGCGGGCGCCATTCTCGACGCCACCAATCCCGGCATCACCGAAGACGCGCTCGCCGCCGGGACCATGTCGTACGACTACACCTGGACCATACTCATGTTCGCCGCACTCGGAGTGGTAGGTTTTCTGTTTGCCCTGCTCCTCCGCCGCGCGGACGCCCGGCCGGATGGGCATGGGCTGGAGAGGGCGGCAGTGTAG
- the gatB gene encoding Asp-tRNA(Asn)/Glu-tRNA(Gln) amidotransferase subunit GatB → MTTTYESVIGLEVHAQLRTRSKAFCACPNEAGAAPNSRTCPVCLGHPGTLPVLNREAVDMTVSLGLALGCSIRTVSGFARKNYFYPDLPKGYQITQYEDPICHNGTLEIETEQGVRKSVGIIRIHLEEDAGKSIHDIGRETLIDLNRSGVPLAEIVSAPDLRSPAEAHAYLTLLRQTVMYLGICDGNLEDGSLRCDANISVRLRGDTSFGTRTELKNLNSFRNVERALAFEIERHIAVLDAGGTIVQQTLLWDAGRGETVPMRGKEDAHDYRYFPEPDLPAVAVAPERITALREHLPELPLALRDRLAAQYGIPLYDAGVLTAERPMAMYFEQVARALKSPSRETWKMAANWVMGDVLRVMKEERRGFENPVVPAAAIADLIDRVHEGAISGKIAKDVFEEMRTSGDSPAVVIERKGLAQVSDESALEALARAALETHPDSVALYRSGRTNVLGFFVGEVMKATRGQANPAIVNRLLKDMLHGD, encoded by the coding sequence ATGACAACGACGTACGAATCCGTGATAGGCCTCGAGGTCCATGCGCAGTTGCGCACGCGCAGCAAGGCGTTTTGCGCTTGTCCGAACGAGGCGGGGGCGGCTCCGAACTCCCGCACGTGTCCCGTCTGCCTCGGCCATCCGGGCACACTGCCGGTGCTGAACCGCGAGGCGGTGGATATGACCGTGTCGCTCGGCCTGGCCCTCGGTTGTTCCATACGCACCGTGTCGGGTTTTGCACGCAAGAATTATTTCTATCCGGATCTGCCCAAGGGGTATCAGATCACGCAGTACGAGGATCCGATCTGTCACAATGGCACCCTCGAGATAGAAACGGAGCAGGGAGTCCGAAAATCCGTTGGCATCATCCGCATCCATCTGGAAGAGGACGCGGGCAAGTCCATACACGACATCGGACGTGAAACACTCATCGATCTGAATCGCAGCGGTGTGCCGCTGGCGGAAATCGTGAGTGCGCCCGATCTGCGCAGTCCCGCCGAGGCGCACGCCTATCTCACCCTGCTGCGGCAGACGGTGATGTACCTCGGCATCTGCGACGGCAACCTCGAGGACGGCTCCTTGCGCTGCGATGCAAATATCTCGGTGCGCCTCCGCGGCGACACGTCGTTCGGCACACGCACGGAATTGAAGAACCTGAATTCCTTCCGCAACGTGGAACGCGCGCTCGCCTTCGAAATCGAGCGGCACATCGCCGTGCTCGACGCGGGCGGCACAATCGTGCAACAGACGCTGCTGTGGGACGCGGGACGCGGCGAGACCGTGCCCATGCGCGGCAAGGAGGATGCGCACGATTACCGCTACTTCCCCGAACCGGATCTGCCCGCCGTCGCCGTCGCACCCGAGCGCATCACGGCTCTGCGTGAACACCTGCCGGAGCTGCCTCTCGCGCTCCGCGACCGCCTCGCCGCACAGTACGGCATCCCGCTCTACGACGCGGGGGTGCTGACGGCCGAGCGTCCGATGGCCATGTATTTCGAACAGGTGGCGCGGGCGCTGAAAAGTCCCTCGCGGGAAACCTGGAAAATGGCCGCCAACTGGGTGATGGGTGATGTGTTGCGCGTGATGAAGGAGGAGCGCCGCGGCTTCGAGAATCCCGTCGTGCCCGCCGCGGCGATCGCCGATCTCATCGACCGCGTGCACGAGGGTGCCATTAGCGGAAAAATCGCGAAGGACGTATTCGAGGAAATGCGGACGAGCGGCGATTCGCCCGCCGTGGTGATAGAACGCAAGGGACTCGCGCAGGTGTCGGACGAAAGCGCGCTCGAGGCGCTTGCCCGCGCGGCGCTCGAAACACATCCCGATTCGGTGGCGCTGTACCGCTCGGGACGCACAAATGTGCTCGGATTTTTTGTGGGCGAAGTGATGAAAGCCACACGCGGCCAAGCGAATCCGGCCATCGTGAACCGCCTGCTGAAAGACATGCTGCATGGAGATTGA
- a CDS encoding glycosyltransferase — protein MEIDLFLALCVIGSSRFFVVLGMGWARLEGRAAICDIDTRRAADTPQSGADTQHEGAIDADSSVDVTVIIAAHNEARHMPALCNALARQTWPLHRFRVLLIDDRSDDGTASAARAAAPANLSLRILRIDAVPAGVSPKKYALHTAIEHSATENLLFTDADCEPAPHWIESMMRHFSAGADVVIGLSPARGGSGVAAQYAAFESVRTVLLSCGAAGWERPYMATGRNWGYRASVYRNIGGLTPLFSQLGGDDDLLFQRFTSAGARVRVNTDPGGICPTAPPKSLPALLRAKLRHFRTSASYTRSSQLWLGLFVASELLALGAAPVWFAVVRGVHPLLLVTGVVAKLLYDTSFLLPAARTMGFSPGLTFRLRFVFLEWIHALFSPFVGLLSFVVRSRW, from the coding sequence ATGGAGATTGACCTTTTCCTCGCGCTGTGTGTGATCGGCTCGTCCCGATTTTTTGTGGTCCTCGGCATGGGCTGGGCGCGTCTCGAAGGACGGGCGGCGATCTGCGACATCGATACACGGCGCGCAGCCGACACACCGCAATCCGGCGCGGACACACAACACGAGGGTGCGATCGACGCGGATTCGTCCGTTGATGTGACCGTGATCATCGCCGCGCACAACGAGGCGCGGCACATGCCGGCACTGTGCAACGCGCTCGCGCGGCAGACCTGGCCTCTGCATCGTTTCCGTGTGCTCCTCATCGACGACCGCTCCGACGACGGCACCGCCAGTGCCGCGCGCGCCGCCGCGCCGGCTAATCTGTCCCTGCGGATACTGCGCATCGACGCGGTGCCCGCGGGCGTCTCACCAAAAAAGTACGCGCTGCACACCGCCATAGAACACAGCGCAACCGAGAACCTGCTCTTCACCGATGCGGACTGCGAACCGGCGCCGCACTGGATCGAGTCTATGATGCGGCATTTCTCTGCAGGGGCCGATGTGGTGATCGGGCTCTCGCCCGCGAGGGGCGGCAGCGGCGTCGCCGCGCAATACGCCGCCTTCGAAAGTGTGCGAACCGTCCTGCTCTCCTGCGGCGCCGCAGGATGGGAACGTCCCTACATGGCAACCGGACGAAACTGGGGATACCGCGCCTCGGTGTACCGGAATATCGGAGGACTCACTCCTTTGTTCTCACAGCTCGGCGGAGACGACGATCTGCTGTTCCAGCGCTTCACATCCGCTGGTGCACGCGTGCGCGTCAACACCGATCCGGGCGGCATCTGTCCCACCGCCCCGCCGAAATCGCTGCCCGCGCTGCTGCGCGCCAAACTCCGCCACTTCCGCACATCCGCCTCCTACACGCGTTCCTCACAACTGTGGCTCGGGCTGTTCGTCGCCAGTGAACTGCTGGCGCTGGGCGCGGCGCCCGTGTGGTTCGCCGTCGTCCGCGGAGTCCATCCACTGCTGCTTGTGACGGGAGTCGTTGCAAAACTCCTGTACGACACGTCCTTCCTGCTGCCCGCGGCGCGGACTATGGGTTTCAGCCCCGGTCTCACGTTCCGCCTTCGCTTCGTTTTCCTCGAATGGATACACGCGCTATTTTCTCCCTTCGTCGGACTCCTCTCATTCGTTGTACGAAGCCGCTGGTGA
- a CDS encoding methyltransferase domain-containing protein: MSTSDVFHSAYALDPAHPNAERWQRAIDAALARGGLVVRLLEHAGLAPGSAVLDLGAGVGGTAQALAVRGYQVTALDRDPARVAALSRLAAFRVETGDAACTAFVDASFDAVVLQDMLEHCADPAAVLRESARLLRPEGVLYISTPNRFALLTLAADPHWGIPLLGLLRRSALRRVLRLLRPHDAVREDLAQLLSWSELSSMLRGAGLLPTLHTRAVTDALFDHPGEVVWSDFHRTLVRGASFLRLDAVVRGIARDTASPLQRLLVPSWHCICRKARP, translated from the coding sequence ATGTCGACCTCGGACGTCTTTCATAGCGCCTATGCGCTGGATCCCGCGCATCCCAATGCGGAGCGCTGGCAGCGCGCGATCGACGCCGCGCTTGCGCGGGGAGGTCTTGTTGTGCGGCTGCTGGAACACGCGGGTCTCGCCCCCGGCTCCGCTGTGCTGGATCTGGGCGCCGGCGTGGGAGGGACGGCGCAGGCGCTTGCCGTGCGCGGGTATCAGGTCACCGCCCTCGACCGCGATCCCGCGCGTGTCGCGGCGCTGTCGCGTCTCGCGGCATTCCGGGTGGAGACGGGAGATGCCGCGTGTACGGCCTTCGTGGACGCCTCCTTCGATGCGGTGGTATTGCAGGACATGCTGGAACACTGCGCGGATCCGGCCGCGGTGCTGCGCGAAAGCGCACGGCTGCTGCGGCCCGAAGGAGTGTTGTACATCAGCACGCCGAATCGATTCGCCCTGCTGACTCTGGCGGCGGATCCGCACTGGGGCATCCCGCTGCTCGGTCTGCTGCGCAGATCCGCACTGCGCAGGGTGCTACGTCTCCTGCGTCCTCATGACGCCGTGCGTGAAGATCTTGCGCAGCTTCTCTCGTGGTCCGAACTGTCGTCCATGCTCCGCGGCGCGGGACTTCTGCCGACCCTGCACACGCGTGCTGTGACCGACGCGCTGTTCGACCATCCCGGCGAAGTGGTGTGGAGCGATTTCCATCGGACCCTCGTGCGCGGCGCGTCGTTCCTCCGTCTCGACGCCGTTGTGCGCGGAATCGCGCGTGATACGGCGTCACCTCTGCAGCGTCTGCTTGTGCCCTCCTGGCATTGCATCTGCAGGAAGGCGCGGCCGTGA
- a CDS encoding four helix bundle protein — protein MYARQFEELDVWRNARTLCTAIIAVSQRGRFRADDVLRKQIYRAALSIVSNIAEGFESRTIGLNREFLGRAKGSAGEVRAQLHIARDLGYLDDSVYAELLAKVRHCSAQLQRYMARLH, from the coding sequence ATGTACGCAAGGCAATTTGAGGAATTGGATGTGTGGCGCAATGCGCGGACGCTCTGCACGGCTATCATCGCAGTATCCCAACGTGGTCGATTTCGAGCGGATGATGTATTACGCAAACAGATCTACCGCGCGGCACTGTCGATAGTGTCGAATATCGCGGAAGGCTTCGAGAGCAGAACCATCGGGCTCAATCGCGAATTTCTCGGCCGGGCAAAGGGTTCAGCGGGAGAAGTTCGCGCACAATTGCATATCGCACGGGATCTTGGGTACCTGGACGATTCTGTTTATGCCGAACTTCTTGCGAAGGTTCGCCACTGCAGCGCTCAACTGCAGCGATACATGGCCCGTTTGCACTGA
- a CDS encoding oligopeptide transporter, OPT family, with amino-acid sequence MAETKHVPYVPPTMEMHEFTVKAVLIGLVLSVVLGAANAYLGLKAGMTIAATYPAAVIGMAALRLFRGSILEENITRTVGSIGESIAAGAIFTIPAFFIAKDSEGLPLWGTTFLSFENYLKATVIMLVGGFIGILFVTILRRVMVEDRELPFPESVAAAEIHKAGRSGTSGAKFLFTAMGIGAAIQFFKEFQLFASAGEAFISFAKQTLKLGSVEVKGGGGALISTPGVSPAYMGVGYIIGPQLAALNFTGGLLAWGLFVPLLLYFLGPQIEASMIASNTPVNDHSMIGMAVQVWRSIVRPVAIGGMLMSAAFTLFRMRKSLGAGLSRAIGDVKRAASGGAVVEDRTERDMPFKWVFIGIILASIATFFIYLYFSQYNVVAALSATVVMVIAGFFFAAVSGYLVGLIGSSNNPISGLTISTLIVAAILMVVLGVKGTAGVAAVLGVAAVICVAAAVAGEMLQDLKVGHILGGTPWKMQMGDFMGVFLSAAVMYFPLYILHQGDINVGGTGLGGKAFPAPQASLMAILAGGIVGGDMAWPLIIVGILMAIGFILLRVKSPMLVCVGMYLPLETSFAIFIGGLIRGIMDKVVAKRKFNEAQAARVENNGTLLAAGLIAGEALIGLLFAFFNVANIPYKNWAIFPQNGTMLEFIPSILVFILVGWLLVRIPTKNAGNPDDPAPPRAMT; translated from the coding sequence ATGGCTGAAACCAAACATGTTCCATACGTCCCTCCGACGATGGAGATGCACGAGTTCACGGTGAAGGCGGTCCTGATCGGACTCGTTCTCTCCGTTGTTCTCGGTGCGGCGAACGCGTATCTCGGCCTGAAGGCAGGCATGACGATCGCGGCGACGTACCCCGCAGCCGTCATCGGTATGGCGGCGCTGCGTCTGTTCCGCGGATCGATCCTCGAAGAGAACATCACGCGTACCGTGGGTTCCATCGGCGAGTCGATCGCGGCGGGCGCCATCTTCACCATTCCGGCCTTCTTCATCGCGAAGGATTCGGAAGGTCTTCCGCTCTGGGGCACCACCTTCCTGTCCTTCGAGAATTACCTCAAGGCCACGGTGATCATGCTCGTCGGCGGTTTCATCGGTATTCTTTTTGTGACCATTCTCCGCCGCGTGATGGTGGAGGACCGCGAACTGCCGTTCCCCGAGTCGGTCGCGGCTGCTGAAATTCACAAGGCCGGACGCAGCGGCACCAGCGGTGCGAAGTTCCTCTTCACCGCCATGGGCATCGGCGCGGCCATTCAGTTCTTCAAGGAATTCCAGCTCTTTGCGTCCGCGGGCGAGGCGTTCATTTCGTTTGCGAAGCAGACGTTGAAACTCGGCAGCGTGGAAGTAAAGGGCGGCGGCGGCGCGTTGATCTCGACGCCGGGTGTGTCTCCCGCCTACATGGGCGTGGGGTACATCATCGGACCGCAGCTTGCGGCCTTGAACTTCACGGGCGGACTTCTCGCATGGGGTCTGTTTGTACCGTTGCTTCTGTACTTCCTCGGTCCGCAGATCGAAGCGAGCATGATCGCGAGCAACACACCGGTCAACGACCATTCCATGATAGGCATGGCCGTGCAGGTATGGCGCTCCATCGTGCGTCCCGTGGCCATCGGCGGCATGCTCATGAGCGCGGCGTTCACGCTGTTCCGTATGCGCAAGAGCCTTGGCGCCGGCCTCAGCCGCGCCATCGGCGACGTAAAGCGCGCGGCCTCCGGCGGCGCGGTGGTCGAGGATCGCACCGAGCGCGACATGCCCTTCAAGTGGGTGTTCATCGGCATCATCCTGGCCTCGATCGCGACGTTCTTCATCTACCTGTATTTCAGCCAGTACAATGTTGTCGCCGCCCTCTCGGCCACCGTTGTGATGGTGATCGCGGGCTTCTTCTTCGCGGCCGTGTCGGGCTACCTCGTCGGACTCATCGGCTCGAGCAACAACCCGATTTCGGGTCTCACCATTTCCACACTCATCGTCGCGGCCATCCTCATGGTGGTGCTCGGCGTCAAGGGCACCGCGGGTGTTGCGGCCGTGCTGGGTGTGGCGGCGGTGATCTGCGTCGCGGCGGCCGTGGCCGGCGAGATGCTGCAGGATCTGAAGGTCGGGCACATCCTCGGCGGCACGCCGTGGAAGATGCAGATGGGCGATTTTATGGGTGTGTTCCTCTCGGCGGCGGTGATGTACTTCCCCTTGTACATCCTCCATCAGGGCGACATCAACGTTGGCGGCACCGGACTCGGCGGCAAGGCCTTCCCGGCACCGCAGGCGTCACTCATGGCCATCCTCGCCGGCGGCATCGTCGGTGGCGACATGGCGTGGCCGCTCATCATCGTCGGTATCCTGATGGCGATCGGATTTATTCTGCTGCGCGTGAAGAGTCCGATGCTCGTGTGTGTGGGCATGTACCTGCCGCTCGAGACCTCGTTCGCGATCTTCATCGGCGGCCTTATCCGCGGCATCATGGACAAGGTTGTCGCGAAGCGCAAGTTCAACGAGGCGCAGGCGGCGCGTGTCGAAAACAACGGCACACTGCTGGCGGCAGGACTCATCGCGGGCGAAGCCCTCATCGGTCTGCTGTTTGCGTTCTTCAACGTGGCGAACATCCCCTACAAGAACTGGGCGATCTTCCCGCAGAACGGCACCATGCTCGAATTCATCCCGTCCATCCTCGTCTTCATCCTGGTTGGCTGGCTGCTCGTCCGCATCCCCACCAAAAATGCAGGCAACCCCGACGATCCCGCACCCCCGCGTGCAATGACGTGA